A window of the Synechococcus sp. LTW-R genome harbors these coding sequences:
- a CDS encoding linear amide C-N hydrolase has protein sequence MATRRLWPIALLLLGAFTPAAALACSRVLSNSNGQSAVVGRTMDLYLDDRAALVLRPRGLEAGGLVSTSVPNARRWRVKHGSVGVMSVGTVLADGLNERGLNVNLLYLSGSDYGSASSGKPVLSNLRMAEFVLDNFATVEEAIAGLAQVQIVSDQILDRNWGLHLSMADRRGRSAVVEFIGGRMVVHQGNQTRVMTNEPPLAWQLQNLKRYRPFGGTLPLPGDVDPASRFVRASTFLSTLPKASTPDEAEANLYGVMKNVAVPAGAEDYSGGQAEDSWQTLWTVIANLDQGSYAFQLARNPYPIWVELSRLRFSGGGPMRRLDVQSPALTGDVSDLLNRS, from the coding sequence ATGGCGACCCGTCGGTTGTGGCCCATCGCGTTGCTCCTGCTTGGGGCCTTCACGCCAGCGGCGGCCCTGGCCTGTAGCCGTGTGCTCTCCAACAGCAACGGTCAGTCGGCTGTTGTCGGGCGCACGATGGATCTCTATCTCGATGACCGGGCGGCTCTGGTGCTGCGGCCCCGCGGCCTGGAGGCCGGTGGTCTGGTGAGCACGAGCGTTCCGAATGCCAGGCGCTGGCGCGTCAAGCACGGCAGCGTCGGGGTGATGAGTGTGGGAACCGTCCTCGCCGATGGCCTGAATGAACGGGGCCTGAACGTCAACCTGCTCTACCTCTCCGGCAGTGACTACGGCTCCGCCAGCAGCGGTAAGCCGGTCCTCTCCAACCTGCGGATGGCGGAGTTTGTGCTCGACAACTTCGCGACGGTTGAGGAGGCGATTGCCGGCTTGGCACAGGTTCAGATCGTCTCCGATCAAATCCTGGATCGCAATTGGGGCTTGCATCTTTCGATGGCGGATCGCCGTGGACGCTCTGCGGTGGTCGAGTTCATCGGCGGCCGGATGGTGGTGCATCAGGGGAATCAGACCCGGGTGATGACGAACGAGCCACCGCTGGCCTGGCAGCTGCAGAACCTCAAGCGCTACCGGCCCTTTGGTGGAACGCTGCCGCTCCCCGGTGATGTCGATCCCGCCTCCCGTTTTGTGCGCGCCTCGACCTTCCTCAGCACCCTGCCCAAGGCCTCAACGCCCGACGAGGCGGAGGCGAATCTCTACGGGGTGATGAAAAACGTCGCCGTACCGGCGGGCGCCGAGGATTATTCCGGCGGTCAGGCGGAGGACAGCTGGCAGACCCTGTGGACCGTGATCGCGAACCTCGATCAGGGCAGCTACGCCTTTCAGCTGGCCCGCAATCCCTATCCGATCTGGGTGGAGCTGAGCCGCTTGCGCTTCAGCGGCGGTGGGCCGATGCGCCGCCTTGACGTTCAGTCCCCGGCGCTGACCGGCGACGTCTCGGATCTGCTGAATCGCTCTTGA
- a CDS encoding DUF4335 domain-containing protein has protein sequence MKLTTRYEQTSCRLIVEGLPDLSAGQDASTIGILTGFTMGLAGQTELEGKREHLQALLSAVIPYARHLLSGVPKSFGAADAPVAIAPGEAGHQLELRSSQPNTPPLTLRLDDAELSDLVRCLDQLRLDPRLALPFETPSLQPLARKELRHRQPLLRRLAAPVAGVAALAISAALIAMLPTPKPAAQTAPELAPPAKDG, from the coding sequence ATGAAACTCACCACGCGCTACGAACAAACCAGCTGCCGCTTGATCGTCGAGGGTCTGCCGGATCTCTCCGCCGGGCAGGACGCGAGCACGATCGGCATCTTGACCGGCTTCACGATGGGGCTGGCCGGTCAGACCGAACTCGAGGGCAAGCGGGAACACCTCCAGGCGCTGCTGAGCGCTGTCATTCCCTATGCCCGCCATCTTCTGAGTGGTGTGCCCAAGTCCTTTGGTGCTGCGGATGCGCCGGTGGCGATTGCCCCAGGTGAGGCAGGCCACCAGCTGGAGTTGCGCAGCAGCCAGCCGAATACGCCGCCCTTGACCTTGCGTCTGGATGACGCCGAGCTTTCGGACTTGGTGCGTTGCCTCGATCAGCTGCGCTTGGACCCCCGCCTGGCGCTTCCGTTTGAGACGCCGTCGCTGCAGCCCTTGGCGCGCAAGGAGCTGCGCCACCGTCAGCCCTTGCTCCGCCGGCTTGCGGCTCCGGTGGCCGGCGTGGCGGCTCTTGCGATCAGTGCCGCCTTGATTGCGATGCTGCCGACGCCGAAGCCGGCAGCCCAGACTGCCCCCGAGCTGGCGCCCCCGGCGAAGGACGGTTGA
- a CDS encoding high light inducible protein, with translation MTQANPSAPAVIRGATVTEEDGGRLNAFATEPRMEVVDAESGWGFHDRAEKLNGRMAMLGFIALLATELALGGESFTHGLLGLG, from the coding sequence ATGACCCAAGCCAATCCTTCCGCCCCTGCAGTGATCCGCGGCGCCACCGTCACCGAAGAGGACGGCGGCCGCCTCAACGCCTTCGCCACCGAGCCCCGCATGGAAGTGGTGGACGCCGAGAGCGGCTGGGGTTTCCATGACCGCGCTGAAAAGCTGAACGGCCGCATGGCCATGCTCGGCTTCATAGCCCTGCTCGCCACCGAGCTGGCACTGGGCGGTGAGTCCTTCACCCACGGCCTGCTGGGTCTCGGCTGA
- a CDS encoding FAD-dependent monooxygenase, with translation MPLRQPSSLRARVNGAGPTGALSALALVEAGWQVELCDPLDAAALQARNRAYALTHSSRELLLRLGLWQALTPALAPFRRLELCDRATHLQVPFTSADLAWLGEGDQPVGWILQHRELMRVLLEAVRQQGAIAESLGTPPLPPSAGVDLVVAADGHRSATRQAARIRQWGWPYRQGCLTVQVRLRGSAPDQAWELFRPEGPFAVLPLGGDAFQLVWSAPLQRLRQLEQLDGVAFLDALSAALPEELQAEVLLDQPRAFPVALEWAWPLARRGTIVVGEVAHRCHPVGGQGLNLCWRDVDQLHRLARRCGDGRLRPRSLARAYGRARVLDIALVLLATDALVRLFSNRFAPLLLVRRLALQALGRWGWMRQLSLRAMSDGPCRLWRS, from the coding sequence GTGCCCCTGAGACAGCCCTCCAGCCTGCGCGCTCGGGTGAATGGCGCCGGACCCACCGGAGCGCTCTCGGCTTTGGCGCTGGTGGAAGCCGGCTGGCAGGTGGAGCTCTGCGATCCCCTCGATGCCGCTGCCCTGCAGGCGCGCAACCGGGCCTATGCCTTGACCCATTCCAGCCGGGAGCTGTTGCTGCGGCTGGGGCTTTGGCAGGCCCTCACTCCAGCCCTCGCCCCGTTTCGGCGGCTGGAGCTCTGCGACCGGGCCACCCACCTGCAGGTGCCCTTTACGAGCGCCGACCTGGCCTGGCTGGGGGAGGGCGATCAACCGGTGGGGTGGATCCTGCAGCACCGGGAATTGATGCGCGTTCTGCTTGAGGCCGTCCGCCAGCAGGGAGCCATTGCGGAGAGCCTGGGCACCCCGCCGCTGCCCCCCTCCGCCGGCGTTGATCTCGTGGTAGCGGCCGATGGTCACCGTTCGGCTACCCGCCAGGCGGCCCGCATACGGCAATGGGGCTGGCCCTACCGCCAGGGTTGTCTGACGGTGCAGGTGCGCCTGCGGGGCTCGGCCCCGGACCAGGCCTGGGAGCTGTTTCGCCCAGAAGGCCCCTTTGCGGTCCTGCCCCTGGGGGGTGATGCCTTCCAATTGGTCTGGAGTGCGCCGCTGCAGCGCCTGCGCCAGTTGGAGCAGCTCGATGGTGTCGCTTTCCTTGATGCCCTCAGCGCCGCCTTGCCCGAAGAGCTCCAGGCGGAAGTGCTCCTGGATCAGCCCCGGGCCTTTCCGGTGGCCCTGGAGTGGGCTTGGCCCCTGGCCCGTCGTGGCACGATCGTCGTCGGTGAGGTGGCCCACCGCTGCCATCCCGTTGGCGGCCAAGGCCTGAACCTCTGCTGGCGCGACGTCGATCAGCTCCACCGTCTGGCCCGGCGGTGCGGTGACGGGCGTCTGCGGCCTCGATCCTTAGCGAGGGCCTACGGGCGTGCCCGTGTGCTCGATATCGCGTTGGTGCTGCTGGCCACCGATGCTCTGGTGCGCCTCTTCTCCAACCGTTTCGCCCCACTCCTGCTGGTGCGACGCTTGGCCCTGCAGGCCCTGGGGCGTTGGGGCTGGATGCGTCAGCTCAGTCTGCGGGCGATGAGCGACGGACCTTGCCGCCTCTGGCGGAGCTAA
- a CDS encoding DUF3038 domain-containing protein, translated as MAEAPASVQTPLSRRGIERLDLMLLCAEALDLNGGEAMVWLSEEMGFTDLFPNRVELWKRRCSNPLRRNTRRASLKPEETDALIRILTALSERLYPMLRTLLSSAEPPDLNAQRWELFRSRLRELVLERLNPRRGGVQRLLDPEQGPALSRELVQAMALCAGEGGFERLRASLLDAAV; from the coding sequence ATGGCCGAAGCCCCAGCGAGCGTGCAAACCCCCTTGTCCCGCCGCGGCATTGAGCGCCTGGATTTGATGCTCCTCTGCGCCGAGGCCCTGGACCTCAACGGCGGGGAGGCGATGGTTTGGCTGAGCGAGGAGATGGGCTTTACCGATCTCTTCCCGAACCGGGTGGAGCTCTGGAAGCGCCGCTGCAGCAACCCCCTGCGCCGCAACACCCGCCGGGCGTCCCTCAAGCCTGAGGAGACGGATGCGTTGATTCGCATCCTGACGGCACTCTCGGAGCGCCTCTATCCGATGTTGCGCACGCTGCTCTCCTCAGCCGAGCCCCCTGATCTGAATGCGCAGCGCTGGGAGTTGTTTCGCTCGCGCCTGCGGGAGCTGGTGCTGGAGCGCCTCAACCCCCGGCGCGGTGGCGTCCAGCGTCTGCTGGATCCCGAGCAGGGACCTGCCCTGAGCCGCGAGCTGGTGCAGGCGATGGCGCTCTGCGCCGGTGAGGGCGGCTTCGAGCGCCTGCGGGCCAGTCTTCTTGATGCGGCTGTTTGA
- a CDS encoding adenine phosphoribosyltransferase, with translation MTSINLRQLVREIPDFPQPGILFRDIIPLMRQPDAWQEVMHQLGEVCDRLKPDLIVGIESRGFIVGTALATAKTIGFSPVRKPGKLPGEVIGVDYSLEYGTDRLEIVPDGFENNPRVLVVDDLLATGGTAAACAQLVQQVGGELVGFAFVVELADLGGKSKLPAGVPVDSLIVY, from the coding sequence ATGACCTCTATCAACCTGCGTCAGCTGGTCCGGGAAATCCCCGATTTCCCGCAACCCGGGATCCTCTTTCGCGACATCATTCCGCTGATGCGCCAACCGGATGCCTGGCAGGAGGTCATGCATCAGCTCGGAGAGGTCTGTGATCGGTTGAAGCCCGACCTGATCGTCGGCATCGAATCACGGGGCTTCATCGTTGGCACCGCCCTGGCCACCGCCAAAACGATCGGCTTCAGCCCGGTGCGCAAACCCGGCAAGTTGCCCGGCGAAGTCATCGGCGTCGACTACAGCCTTGAGTACGGCACCGACCGACTCGAGATCGTGCCCGATGGCTTCGAGAACAATCCCCGGGTGCTGGTCGTCGACGACCTGCTGGCCACCGGCGGCACCGCCGCGGCGTGCGCCCAGCTGGTTCAGCAGGTAGGCGGCGAGCTGGTGGGATTTGCCTTCGTCGTGGAACTGGCGGATCTGGGCGGAAAGAGCAAGCTCCCCGCCGGGGTCCCCGTGGACTCCTTGATCGTCTACTGA
- a CDS encoding DUF2949 domain-containing protein, translating into MVICTSPQPPPHPELLRFLRSTLGLSENALGLGLKQSQLEQAPLPVVLWRFGLISLDQLDQVLQWQDLHL; encoded by the coding sequence ATGGTGATTTGCACCTCGCCGCAACCCCCTCCCCATCCCGAGCTGCTGCGCTTCCTCCGCAGCACGCTTGGGCTGAGCGAGAACGCATTGGGCTTGGGCCTTAAGCAGTCCCAACTCGAGCAGGCCCCCCTTCCGGTGGTGCTCTGGCGCTTTGGCCTGATCAGCCTCGATCAGCTTGATCAGGTCCTGCAGTGGCAGGACCTGCACCTGTAG